A window from Mya arenaria isolate MELC-2E11 chromosome 9, ASM2691426v1 encodes these proteins:
- the LOC128245969 gene encoding brevican core protein-like: MGPIVFVLALLLGSAKGDYPCLCSYQVEAAIHATPDESSTVDGYMYEFDCKPFYDLPGIDPKFAVIGNENKYGYIVKNTDIQIQTCQGNIPAIHLVKTTTAAIPITPTTTMSTTLLPTTKTTTPLPTTKTTTPQPTTPQPTKPTTPQPTTPTTQSTAPIVSTKTTGSHSTKPHTSQQTTPTTAKTTQQTITTTRRTTITTQAPTTTKTTTPRPTTRPPTTTTMLTTSTRRTTTAAMSSMGKCLVRLGHPDPTHVSTDGVYCYQFIDTKQSWMHAKQDCARRNGHLLSIDSQSKNDFTYKMLTKIPYVQPVWIGLNDRTSEEKWQWDSGIPATYFNWMPVRFIDQYHSTEDCGVFVHARQGQWDDMDCDGISYDIVLAFPYICQFRL, encoded by the exons ATGGGACCAATTGTGTTTGTCCTTGCCCTTCTCCTCGGGTCTGCAAAGGGAGACTACCCATGTCTTTGCTCTTACCAG GTGGAGGCGGCAATTCACGCGACACCAGACGAGAGTTCGACTGTGGACGGGTATATGTACGAATTCGACTGTAAACCGTTCTATGACCTACCAGGAATCGACCCGAAGTTTGCAGTCATTGGAAACGAAAACAAG TACGGCTACATCGTGAAGAACACTGACATACAGATACAAACATGCCAGGGAAACATTCCAGCAATACATCTAG TAAAGACGACAACAGCAGCAATACCAATAACACCAACGACAACAATGTCAACAACGCTACTACCAACAACGAAAACAACAACGCCACTACCAACAACGAAAACAACAACGCCACAACCAACAACGCCACAACCAACAAAACCAACAACGCCACAACCAACAACGCCAACAACACAAT CCACAGCCCCGATTGTGTCTACCAAGACCACCGGTAGTCACTCGACCAAGCCACACACAAGTCAACAAACAACCCCGACAACAGCGAAAACAAcacaacaaacaataacaacaacaagacGAACGACGATCACAACACAAGCTCCAACAACTACAAAGACAACGACACCAAGACCGACAACAAGACCCCCAACAACAACCACAATGCTAACAACATCCACTCGGCGTACTACTACTGCag CTATGTCATCGATGGGGAAATGCCTGGTGCGACTTGGCCATCCCGACCCTACGCACGTCTCCACCGACGGAGTGTACTGCTACCAGTTCATAGACACCAAACAGTCCTGGATGCACGCCAAACAAGACTGTGCAAGAAGGAACGGCCATTTGTTGTCAATTGATAGTCAGAGCAAAAACGACTTCACGTACAAGATGCTAACGAAAATTCCATACGTTCAACCAGTTTGGATCGGACTAAATGACCGGACCTCGGAGGAGAAGTGGCAATGGGACTCCG GTATCCCTGCTACATACTTTAACTGGATGCCGGTCCGTTTCATCGACCAGTACCACAGCACGGAAGATTGTGGAGTGTTCGTCCATGCACGTCAAGGCCAATGGGACGATATGGACTGTGACGGAATATCTTACGACATAGTCCTGGCCTTCCCATACATTTGTCAATTCC GTCTGTAG